From Oreochromis niloticus isolate F11D_XX linkage group LG1, O_niloticus_UMD_NMBU, whole genome shotgun sequence, a single genomic window includes:
- the zdhhc13 gene encoding putative palmitoyltransferase ZDHHC13 isoform X1 — protein MDWNEDANDHSHMHDSCHHGHQGHSHSHGPRPAGFGGMVNPFMPGFYGQFGKNADLTDIREQPKKRSHMDDSSSWDIVKASQFGILERCKELVEAGYDVRQPDKENVTLLHWAAINNRLELVKYYISKGAIVDQLGGDLNSTPLHWAIRQGHLPMVIQLMRYGADPSVADGEGYRALHLAILFQHMAIAAYLIAKGQEVDGPDCNGQTPLMLAAQKIIGPEPTNFLIKNNASVSAVDKVNRNTPLHCAVLAGNVDAAHILLEAGASVEAENINGHTPIDLAHQVHSPLLMHMLNQVKRERLRSNSRCLRVVNRYRVFLQFLLCTALFGGVGAIVDMNSESWLLKGILLACVIGVINLATRNFPGPDFQSNLQASSLMASIFWMLVTWCLWFMPDQPSATVQVLFTLNATALLYYYLRTCRTDPGFIRATEEEKKMNVLVLAEAGCLDPRILCTSCMIKKPMRANHCFSCDACVAKQDHHSIWTNSCIGARNHHYFILFLFSLVLTGAWMLYGCVMYWSAHCMLRYEEQGLWGTFSGLVGCSPWLLCIFILVVYHTSWSTLTLLLQLYQIAFLGLTTVERTNLTHRQRKLRQPVSLRQNPFNLGVVRNLVSFFQLRCCGLFKPVIIDWTQQFQPGHQHVFGHTDMV, from the exons ATGGACTGGAATGAAGACGCAAAT GATCACAGCCACATGCATGACAGCTGTCATCATGGGCATCAAGGCCATTCTCACAGTCATGGGCCAAGACCGGCAGGATTTGGAGGGATGGTGAATCCATTCATGCCGGGTTTTTACGGACAGTTTGGCAAAAATGCAGATCTGACTGACATCAGGGAGCAACCAAAGAAACGGTCACACATGGATGATAGCAGCAGTTGGGACATAGTGAAAGCATCACA GTTTGGAATCCTGGAGCGCTGTAAGGAGCTGGTGGAAGCTGGATATGACGTCAGGCAGCCAGACAAAGAGAACGTCACTCTGCTGCACTGGGCTGCTATCAACAACCGCTTAGAGCTGGTCAA ATATTATATTTCCAAAGGGGCAATAGTAGACCAGCTGGGGGGAGACCTGAACTCTACTCCACTTCATTGGGCCATAAG GCAGGGCCACCTCCCCATGGTAATCCAGCTAATGAGATATGGAGCAGACCCCTCTGTTGCAGATGGAGAGGGCTACAGGGCTCTCCACCTTGCTATTCTCTTTCAACACATGGCAATAGCAGCTTATCTTATAGCTAAGGGACAG GAAGTTGACGGGCCTGACTGCAATGGACAAACGCCGCTAATGTTAGCAGCACAGAAGATTATCGG GCCTGAACCAACAAActttttaatcaaaaataatGCCTCTGTGAGCGCTGTGGACAAAGTCAACAGGAACACTCCACTGCACTGTGCTGTGCTGGCAGGAAATGTAGATGCTGCCCACATCCTGCTGGAGGCTGGGGCCAGTGTGGAAGCAGAAAACATTAAC GGTCACACACCCATCGACTTGGCTCACCAAGTGCACAGCCCGTTGCTCATGCACATGCTCAATCAGGTCAAACGGGAGAGGCTTCGCTCCAACTCTCGCTGCCTGCGAGTCGTGAACAGATACAGG GtgtttctgcagtttttactCTGCACGGCTTTGTTTGGAGGTGTTGGCGCAATAGTGGATATGAACTCAGAATCCTGGTTACTCAAAGGGATCCTGTTGGCCTGTGTGATAGGTGTGATTAATCTGGCTACAAG GAATTTCCCAGGCCCAGACTTTCAGTCCAACCTACAAGCTTCAAGTCTGATGGCTTCAATCTTTTGGATGCTTGTCACCTGGTGCCTCTGGTTTATGCCAG ATCAGCCTAGTGCCACAGTACAGGTACTGTTCACTCTGAATGCCACTGCTTTACTCTACTACTACCTCCGCACCTGCAGGACGGACCCCGGCTTCATCAGAGCaactgaagaggagaagaaaatg AATGTGTTGGTGTTGGCTGAAGCCGGCTGTCTGGACCCCAGGATATTGTGCACCTCTTGTATG ATAAAGAAGCCAATGAGAGCCAATCACTGCTTCAGCTGCGATGCCTGTGTGGCCAAGCAGGACCACCACTCCATCTGGACCAACAGCTGCATTG gtgCAAGGAACCATCACTACTTCATCCTCTTTCTGTTCTCGCTCGTGCTGACGGGAGCCTGGATGTTGTACGGCTGTGTCATGT ACTGGTCTGCTCATTGCATGCTGCGTTACGAGGAGCAGGGCCTGTGGGGTACTTTCTCTGGCCTGGTAGGGTGCTCTCCCTGGCTGCTCTGCATCTTCATCCTGGTCGTCTATCATACAAGTTGGTCTACTTTGaccctgctgctgcagctctaCCAG ATTGCATTCCTGGGACTGACAACAGTAGAGCGAACAAATCTAACACATCGCCAGAGGAAACTCCGGCAACCTGTCTCTCTGAGACAAAATCCATTCAA TTTGGGCGTGGTGAGGAACCTGGTGTCATTCTTCCAGCTCCGCTGTTGTGGACTCTTCAAACCGGTCATCATTGACTGGACGCAGCAGTTCCAACCTGGCCACCAGCATGTGTTCGGACACACCGACATGGTCTGa
- the csrp3 gene encoding cysteine and glycine-rich protein 3 has product MPNWGGGAKCAACEKTVYHAEEIQCNARSFHKTCFICMSCRKGLDSTTVAAHESEIYCKSCYGKKYGPKGYGYGQGAGALSSDPPGQDAGPQPHDSKPRPASSKSTANKLSQKFGGSDRCPRCSKAVYAAEKVMGAGKPWHKTCFRCVLCGKSLESTTVTDKDGELYCKVCYAKNFGPKGFGLGNAAMLEERQ; this is encoded by the exons ATGCCAAACTGGGGAGGAGGAGCCAAATGTGCAGCCTGTGAGAAGACAGTGTACCATGCAGAGGAGATCCAGTGTAATGCAAGGAGCTTCCACAAGACTTGCTTCATCTGTA TGAGCTGCAGAAAGGGGCTGGACAGTACAACAGTTGCAGCGCATGAGTCTGAGATTTACTGCAAGTCCTGTTATGGCAAAAAGTATGGGCCGAAAGGATACGGGTACGGGCAAGGAGCTGGTGCTCTGAGCTCTGATCCTCCTGGACAGGACGCAGGCCCTCAGCCTCATGA CTCCAAACCTCGACCAGCCTCCTCAAAATCCACCGCCAATAAATTGTCCCAGAAGTTTGGAGGTTCAGATCGCTGCCCTCGATGCTCCAAAGCAGTCTATGCAGCAGAGAAGGTGATGGGAGCAGGGAAG CCTTGGCATAAAACCTGCTTCCGCTGCGTTCTGTGTGGTAAAAGCCTCGAGTCGACCACAGTGACAGATAAGGATGGAGAGCTGTACTGCAAAg tTTGCTATGCCAAAAACTTTGGCCCCAAAGGATTTGGACTCGGGAACGCTGCAATGCTGGAGGAACGACAGTAA
- the zdhhc13 gene encoding putative palmitoyltransferase ZDHHC13 isoform X2, whose translation MDWNEDANDHSHMHDSCHHGHQGHSHSHGPRPAGFGGMVNPFMPGFYGQFGKNADLTDIREQPKKRSHMDDSSSWDIVKASQFGILERCKELVEAGYDVRQPDKENVTLLHWAAINNRLELVKYYISKGAIVDQLGGDLNSTPLHWAIRQGHLPMVIQLMRYGADPSVADGEGYRALHLAILFQHMAIAAYLIAKGQEVDGPDCNGQTPLMLAAQKIIGPEPTNFLIKNNASVSAVDKVNRNTPLHCAVLAGNVDAAHILLEAGASVEAENINGHTPIDLAHQVHSPLLMHMLNQVKRERLRSNSRCLRVVNRYRVFLQFLLCTALFGGVGAIVDMNSESWLLKGILLACVIGVINLATRNFPGPDFQSNLQASSLMASIFWMLVTWCLWFMPDQPSATVQVLFTLNATALLYYYLRTCRTDPGFIRATEEEKKMNVLVLAEAGCLDPRILCTSCMIKKPMRANHCFSCDACVAKQDHHSIWTNSCIGARNHHYFILFLFSLVLTGAWMLYGCVMYWSAHCMLRYEEQGLWGTFSGLVGCSPWLLCIFILVVYHTSWSTLTLLLQLYQGGDQIAFLGLTTVERTNLTHRQRKLRQPVSLRQNPFNLGVVRNLVSFFQLRCCGLFKPVIIDWTQQFQPGHQHVFGHTDMV comes from the exons ATGGACTGGAATGAAGACGCAAAT GATCACAGCCACATGCATGACAGCTGTCATCATGGGCATCAAGGCCATTCTCACAGTCATGGGCCAAGACCGGCAGGATTTGGAGGGATGGTGAATCCATTCATGCCGGGTTTTTACGGACAGTTTGGCAAAAATGCAGATCTGACTGACATCAGGGAGCAACCAAAGAAACGGTCACACATGGATGATAGCAGCAGTTGGGACATAGTGAAAGCATCACA GTTTGGAATCCTGGAGCGCTGTAAGGAGCTGGTGGAAGCTGGATATGACGTCAGGCAGCCAGACAAAGAGAACGTCACTCTGCTGCACTGGGCTGCTATCAACAACCGCTTAGAGCTGGTCAA ATATTATATTTCCAAAGGGGCAATAGTAGACCAGCTGGGGGGAGACCTGAACTCTACTCCACTTCATTGGGCCATAAG GCAGGGCCACCTCCCCATGGTAATCCAGCTAATGAGATATGGAGCAGACCCCTCTGTTGCAGATGGAGAGGGCTACAGGGCTCTCCACCTTGCTATTCTCTTTCAACACATGGCAATAGCAGCTTATCTTATAGCTAAGGGACAG GAAGTTGACGGGCCTGACTGCAATGGACAAACGCCGCTAATGTTAGCAGCACAGAAGATTATCGG GCCTGAACCAACAAActttttaatcaaaaataatGCCTCTGTGAGCGCTGTGGACAAAGTCAACAGGAACACTCCACTGCACTGTGCTGTGCTGGCAGGAAATGTAGATGCTGCCCACATCCTGCTGGAGGCTGGGGCCAGTGTGGAAGCAGAAAACATTAAC GGTCACACACCCATCGACTTGGCTCACCAAGTGCACAGCCCGTTGCTCATGCACATGCTCAATCAGGTCAAACGGGAGAGGCTTCGCTCCAACTCTCGCTGCCTGCGAGTCGTGAACAGATACAGG GtgtttctgcagtttttactCTGCACGGCTTTGTTTGGAGGTGTTGGCGCAATAGTGGATATGAACTCAGAATCCTGGTTACTCAAAGGGATCCTGTTGGCCTGTGTGATAGGTGTGATTAATCTGGCTACAAG GAATTTCCCAGGCCCAGACTTTCAGTCCAACCTACAAGCTTCAAGTCTGATGGCTTCAATCTTTTGGATGCTTGTCACCTGGTGCCTCTGGTTTATGCCAG ATCAGCCTAGTGCCACAGTACAGGTACTGTTCACTCTGAATGCCACTGCTTTACTCTACTACTACCTCCGCACCTGCAGGACGGACCCCGGCTTCATCAGAGCaactgaagaggagaagaaaatg AATGTGTTGGTGTTGGCTGAAGCCGGCTGTCTGGACCCCAGGATATTGTGCACCTCTTGTATG ATAAAGAAGCCAATGAGAGCCAATCACTGCTTCAGCTGCGATGCCTGTGTGGCCAAGCAGGACCACCACTCCATCTGGACCAACAGCTGCATTG gtgCAAGGAACCATCACTACTTCATCCTCTTTCTGTTCTCGCTCGTGCTGACGGGAGCCTGGATGTTGTACGGCTGTGTCATGT ACTGGTCTGCTCATTGCATGCTGCGTTACGAGGAGCAGGGCCTGTGGGGTACTTTCTCTGGCCTGGTAGGGTGCTCTCCCTGGCTGCTCTGCATCTTCATCCTGGTCGTCTATCATACAAGTTGGTCTACTTTGaccctgctgctgcagctctaCCAG gggggggatcAGATTGCATTCCTGGGACTGACAACAGTAGAGCGAACAAATCTAACACATCGCCAGAGGAAACTCCGGCAACCTGTCTCTCTGAGACAAAATCCATTCAA TTTGGGCGTGGTGAGGAACCTGGTGTCATTCTTCCAGCTCCGCTGTTGTGGACTCTTCAAACCGGTCATCATTGACTGGACGCAGCAGTTCCAACCTGGCCACCAGCATGTGTTCGGACACACCGACATGGTCTGa